From Pseudobacteriovorax antillogorgiicola:
TGCTAATATTAGCGAGTATAACTTGCCTTTAACGAATCCAATCATGTCTAGCTTGCTGTATGTGGCCTGCACCCGGGCCAAACATATGCTCTATATCATGGTGAAAAAGGGGGATTCGAAGCAGGAAGTCATAGAAAGTGCGTTACAAAGCATCGAAAAAACTGGTGCTATGGTAGTGGATAGCAACACGATCTCCAACGAGTTTGTTGGCGAGGTGACCCACTATAATCCCGATCGATTGGGTTGGCTCAAAGTCAAAGATCCAGCTTTCGAAAAAGCCAGTATCATGTTCTTTCCCCATGATGTCCGCAAGGCTGATATTGGTGATATCAAGGTCGGTATGAAGCTGAGGTTTACCCCACGACAAGAGGGTTTTACCACGGTAGCGGAAGATCTTGTGATCGCTGATGAGGAGCTTCAGGCAGATACTGAGGAAAAAGTAGGTTAAGGGCTGGCCAAAGCCCTTAACCATCACTTGGTTTGGGGGTGTCATCCCTTAGATCTAGCCTCAGGATGACTTAAAGTTTAGCTTAAGCCAATTTCTTTAAGGCGCTGGTGAAGGTACTCACCGGCTGTGATGTCGGGATACTTCTTCTCACCACCAGTCTTAGCAACACAACTTGCGATAGGATTCAAAGGCACCTCGCTGCGTGCATGGACGAAGAAAGGCATGGAAAACCGTCGCGAACGAGAGTCATTTGGGTTCACAACCCTGTGAGTTGTTGCCTTGTAGAAGCCGTTACTAGCGTTCTGAAGCATATCTCCTGAATCAACAATGATACATCCTCTTGGGGTCACTACTGGCAACCAGTTGCCGTTGCGATCCATGATTTCAAGGCCCGACGTTGTTGCGTCGATCAATAAGGTGATTAAGTTAATATCTTCATGAGCGGCTGCCCGAACGCTTGCAGGGTTGGCGTCTTCTGGAATGGGTGGATAATGAATCAGGCGAAGGATGGTGTTGCCGTCGACTGCCATATCGCGGAAAAGTGATTTATCTTCACCGATATAGAGCGAGCATGCCTCCAATATCTGCAGTGAACATCGTTCTAGCTGTTGATAGATATCCTTCATAGTCGTTTCGAATGAAGGCAGCTCTTTAGGCCAGATATTTTGTGGATAAACATCAGCAAGCTTATGCCCGTCTGAAAGGTCCTGCCCCACGTGCCAGAACTCTTTAAGGTCAGGAGCATCGTGGTCTTTAGCATGCTCACGACCAAACGAGGTGTAGCCTCGCTGACCTTGGATTTCTAGGTTCTCGTATTTTCTTTTAGTCGCTTCATCGAGTTTGAAGAACTTTTCGGAAATCGAGTAGGCTTCTGAAACTAAATCCTGTGGCAGTCCATGGTTTGTCAATGCAAAGAAACCAACATCCTTTAGGGCGGCTCCTACATTATCCACAAACTTTTGTTTTTTGTTCTTATCGTCCGAAAGGTAGTCATTTAAATCGATGACTGGAATGGTATTAGGGGTGCTCATACGATACCTCTAAGCAAGCGTGGGTTATGTCGTTGTGCTGTGGTTACCAAATTAAGACAGTAAAGATCAAACAACAATTACAGATACCACAGTTCTAATTTTTAGCGGGGATTTTCTTATTTGATTCCGATAGTTTGAGTGACTTCCGGTAATCATAATGGGCCAAGATCGCTTCCGCTGCAAGGTTCGAGGCTTTAATGTGCCAGAGATCTTCTAGAACAACGACAGATGCAACCACGACCTCAGGGTTCTCAATGGGATAGGCACCAGCAAACCAAGTGGTGACTCCCTTTGGATGAGCCCCTGTGAGAGTCCCTGTTTTACCGCCAATATCTTGACGCAAACGACGGTAACGCCCTTTTCTAAAAACTGAAGTCGCGGTGCCACCGAGGACCGTGGCATCCATGATCGCTAGGAGTTCACGAGAGGCCTCTTCGCTAAGAACCCGCTCTGAAGCCAAAGCTTGCTCCTTGCCGCTTGCTGAAAAAAGCCTCAAAGGCTTGCTAACGCCCAGATTGGCGATGGCGAGCATCTGCCAAGTAGCATGAGCTACCGATATCCCCACATTGCCAAAGCCAGCTGCAAAGCTCCCGACACGGTGGGCGCTGGACGTTGCTGGATTTGGGGTGCGAATAGGACTAGGCCTAAGTGAGAAGTCAGTGGTGACGGGCTTCCCATCCCAGCCGAAGCGTTTCGCCATATTGAGGATTGGCCCAAGACCAATTTCATTGACAGCCAAGCGCGCGAAAAAACCGTTACATGAACTGCCGTACGCTCGGCGGAGGTTGATCTTAAACTTTCTGCCGCGGACATTATTCCGCAACCAATAACCTCGCGGGCTCACAGTCGCGCAGCCACCATCCAAGGTTGAGCCTTGTAGGCTGTCGATGTTGGTCGATTCCAGGGTGGATGCAGCGACGATGGTTTTGAAGAGTGAGGCAGCGGGAAAGCCGGTATGTAGATTCGTGTTAGTTTGGGCACCCCACGCTTTGGGCTGTGCACCCTGCACCATGGCAAGGACTTTACCAGTGCGTACATCAGCCAAAATAAGCCCTGCGACAGGGTTATCGCGAGCTTTTAAAAAGTGTTTCAATCTGTTTTGAATCCGTGGAACTATATTGACTGGCATGCTATGCAAGCTAGGAGTAGCGATGTCCTCCCACTCAGGCAAAACCTGAGGAATTTTGGGCAGGGTGGCGTTTGCCCAGGCGCGATTCCCGTGACTGAAACAGGTAAGAGATGCTAATAAAATGATTGAGCTGACGGATGTTAATCGGAGAATATGCTTCATTTTGATGATGCCAAGTGATTCAAGGTGACTTGATTATTATACCGGATGCAAGGCTAATTTAATATCCTATAGTTGTTGATATCAAAGCCTTCTAGGCCTGCCGAAAGGGAGCTAAGCCATTACACTTTTTTTCTATTTCTTGAAGGAACTACTACCTCAATTTGTCACGTCTTTGTGTGTTCTTAGTGCCATCATAGTCGTATCACAACTTATCCGACTTTCTGAAGTTTTAGTCACTTTTGGGCTAACCCTAGAAAATATTCTTTTGCCGTTTCTATTCATTATGGTTCCGTTTCTTTCGTTCACTATACCCATCGCCTATATGTTTGCGGTTCTTTTGGCATTTAGCCGCTTTTCCGCCGATGGAGAATACACAGCTATGCTAGCGTCAGGCTATTCTTTGAAGCGAGCTGCAGTGCCGGTCCTGCTCATTGGTGGGATTCTTTACGGCACAGCTACCATATGCTCCTTGTACTTCGAGCCCTGGGGGCGCCGTGAAACGGTACAGTTTTATCATCGCAAGACCCAAACTGAATTAGACAACATGATCAAGGTCCAGCTCAAGCCTGGAGTGTTTCTTGATGACTTTCTAGGTTACGTCCTCTACGCGGAAACCATATCTCCTGATCGAACTCACTTTGAGAATGTGATGCTAGCTCCAGGAAGTAAGAACAAGGATCAAAGTTTCACCTTGCTTGCACCCAGTGGGTCTGTGTCTGGATCAGTAGAGTCGGGCGATCTCACGATGGCCTTCGACTATGGTGTGATTTACTCGACTGCTCCCGATTCCGAGCAGATATCAGTGGTAAAATTCAAGCGAGCAGAACTGGACTTGATCCGTATCTTTCAGGAACAGATTTTTGGTCCGGATTCAGCAACAGATGACTATCGAAGTTATTCCCCTGGCCAACTTTGGAACTATGTTTCGAAACTGGAAAACAATAGGCGGCCTGATCAAGAAAAAACCTATCTAAAGGCCCGGTTTCTCCTCCACCAGCGATTTGGATTGCCCTTTGCTTGCATCACCTTCGCCTTGTTTGCCATGGTGCTTGGAATTCAAGATGAACGTCGCGGGCGAGGCTTTGGCTACATTGGTGCCATTCTTACCATTATATTCGGCTATGTGGTGCTCATGAGCTTTAAGTATATGGCGGAAAAAGGTCAAATCTCGGCTATTCTAGGAGCTTGGGTGCCCAACTTGCTGCTTTTGGCATTTGGTAGTTTCCTGGTCTATCAAAAAAATAAACTCCCTCCATCAGAGTCTGCCTTAGACCCTCGTTATATCCCTGGTCTACGCAAGATCTGGCAGCGAAATAACCCTAGCCCTTCGGATTAAGGGCCTACACAAGCTTTTACAAAATCTACACAAAAAATGGGGTGCTAACACCCCGCTGATTTGGTAAGTGGGAAAAGGGTTAAATCAGGACACAATCGATGGCAATGTAAGGTGAAAAAAGTATGAGACGTGTCGTTGTTACTGGCTTAGGTATGGTTTCTCCTGTGGGCAATAACGTTCAGGATTCCTGGAAGCGAGCGCTTCAAGGAGAGTCTGGGGTAACTAAGATTAGCCTTTTCGATCCTAGTGATTTGAAAGTACAAATAGCGGCTGAGGTTAAAGACTTCGATCCTAGTTTTGTCATTGGTAAAAAGGATCAAGCTCGACTCACTCGATTCATCCAATTTGCAGCCGTCGCTGCCCACGAAGCGATTGCGGAAAGTGGTTTGGATACCTCAGTAAACTCAGAGCGAATTGGTTGCTCCATCGGCGTGGGCATGGGAGCCCTAGCG
This genomic window contains:
- a CDS encoding isopenicillin N synthase family dioxygenase, which gives rise to MSTPNTIPVIDLNDYLSDDKNKKQKFVDNVGAALKDVGFFALTNHGLPQDLVSEAYSISEKFFKLDEATKRKYENLEIQGQRGYTSFGREHAKDHDAPDLKEFWHVGQDLSDGHKLADVYPQNIWPKELPSFETTMKDIYQQLERCSLQILEACSLYIGEDKSLFRDMAVDGNTILRLIHYPPIPEDANPASVRAAAHEDINLITLLIDATTSGLEIMDRNGNWLPVVTPRGCIIVDSGDMLQNASNGFYKATTHRVVNPNDSRSRRFSMPFFVHARSEVPLNPIASCVAKTGGEKKYPDITAGEYLHQRLKEIGLS
- a CDS encoding penicillin-binding transpeptidase domain-containing protein — its product is MKHILRLTSVSSIILLASLTCFSHGNRAWANATLPKIPQVLPEWEDIATPSLHSMPVNIVPRIQNRLKHFLKARDNPVAGLILADVRTGKVLAMVQGAQPKAWGAQTNTNLHTGFPAASLFKTIVAASTLESTNIDSLQGSTLDGGCATVSPRGYWLRNNVRGRKFKINLRRAYGSSCNGFFARLAVNEIGLGPILNMAKRFGWDGKPVTTDFSLRPSPIRTPNPATSSAHRVGSFAAGFGNVGISVAHATWQMLAIANLGVSKPLRLFSASGKEQALASERVLSEEASRELLAIMDATVLGGTATSVFRKGRYRRLRQDIGGKTGTLTGAHPKGVTTWFAGAYPIENPEVVVASVVVLEDLWHIKASNLAAEAILAHYDYRKSLKLSESNKKIPAKN
- a CDS encoding LptF/LptG family permease encodes the protein MKELLPQFVTSLCVLSAIIVVSQLIRLSEVLVTFGLTLENILLPFLFIMVPFLSFTIPIAYMFAVLLAFSRFSADGEYTAMLASGYSLKRAAVPVLLIGGILYGTATICSLYFEPWGRRETVQFYHRKTQTELDNMIKVQLKPGVFLDDFLGYVLYAETISPDRTHFENVMLAPGSKNKDQSFTLLAPSGSVSGSVESGDLTMAFDYGVIYSTAPDSEQISVVKFKRAELDLIRIFQEQIFGPDSATDDYRSYSPGQLWNYVSKLENNRRPDQEKTYLKARFLLHQRFGLPFACITFALFAMVLGIQDERRGRGFGYIGAILTIIFGYVVLMSFKYMAEKGQISAILGAWVPNLLLLAFGSFLVYQKNKLPPSESALDPRYIPGLRKIWQRNNPSPSD